In Aegilops tauschii subsp. strangulata cultivar AL8/78 chromosome 3, Aet v6.0, whole genome shotgun sequence, one genomic interval encodes:
- the LOC109753738 gene encoding uncharacterized protein → MMSGNNQQQQSAAEEEQELARKHAAAVATSRQWSSQTESRIVRVSRVFGGKDRHSKVKTVKGLRDRRVRLSVQTAIQLYDLQDRLGLNQPSKVVDWLLNAARHEIDKLPPLQFPPHQVDLMDHMMTSSSMPLMPHVDDKFCHFASTLAGDGGVKAGADADGGGAHHNMGRFGYHRFMGLNNNLGLVNSGIPYNFTGESWNNSSVHQSGGAGSAQVSIAAAAAAHHSAFPSLLSLAPRSHQLVYYSSEADQFPVDDLGSQSLSLSSARAFHDQTGS, encoded by the coding sequence ATGATGAGCGGCAACAACCAGCAGCAGCagtcggcggcggaggaggagcaggagctaGCGCGGAAGCACGCGGCAGCGGTGGCTACGTCGCGGCAATGGTCGTCGCAGACGGAGTCACGGATAGTGCGCGTGTCGCGCGTCTTCGGCGGCAAGGACCGCCACAGCAAGGTGAAGACCGTCAAGGGTCTCCGCGACCGGCGCGTGCGGCTGTCCGTGCAGACGGCGATCCAGCTCTACGACCTGCAGGACCGGCTGGGCCTTAACCAGCCCAGCAAGGTCGTCGACTGGCTGCTCAACGCGGCCCGCCACGAGATCGACAAGCTGCCGCCGCTCCAGTTCCCGCCGCACCAGGTCGACCTCATGGACCACATGATGACCTCCTCCTCCATGCCGCTCATGCCGCACGTCGATGACAAGTTCTGTCACTTCGCGTCCACCCTCGCCGGAGATGGTGGCGTCAAGGCCGGGGCCGACGCAGACGGCGGTGGAGCTCACCACAACATGGGGAGGTTCGGCTACCACCGGTTCATGGGGCTCAACAACAACCTCGGACTGGTCAACAGCGGGATACCATACAATTTCACCGGCGAGTCATGGAATAACAGCAGTGTGCACCAGAGCGGCGGCGCTGGCTCGGCGCAGGTCTCgatcgctgccgccgccgcggctcACCACTCGGCATTCCCATCGTTACTCTCCTTGGCTCCAAGGTCGCATCAGCTGGTTTACTACTCGTCCGAGGCCGATCAGTTCCCAGTTGATGACCTGGGCTCCCAAAGCTTATCCTTGAGCTCGGCGAGAGCTTTCCATGACCAGACAGGAAGCTAG